One region of Candidatus Thiopontia autotrophica genomic DNA includes:
- a CDS encoding riboflavin synthase has translation MFTGIIESIGRISRIEPKGSDARIFVETGKLDLGDVQLGDSIAVNGVCLTAVELPGNGFIADVSGETLSRTAFSQLKAGSDVNLEKALTPTTRLGGHMVSGHVDGIGEVISRSDDGRSVCFRIKAPDELARYIAEKGSVTVNGISLTVNSVDGAVFDLNIVPHTLQETTMDSFQVGVMVNLEVDLIARYLERMLLGDRAAKSGVKGISMELLAENGFLGK, from the coding sequence ATGTTTACAGGAATTATAGAGTCCATAGGGCGTATTTCACGCATTGAACCCAAGGGTAGCGATGCCAGAATATTTGTTGAGACCGGGAAACTTGATCTTGGTGATGTGCAACTTGGAGACAGTATTGCTGTTAATGGCGTCTGTCTGACTGCTGTAGAGCTTCCGGGAAATGGTTTTATTGCAGATGTCTCTGGTGAGACTCTGTCACGTACCGCATTTTCACAGCTAAAGGCTGGATCAGATGTGAATCTTGAGAAGGCACTAACACCAACTACCAGACTTGGTGGACACATGGTTAGTGGCCATGTGGATGGCATTGGTGAGGTGATAAGCCGTTCTGATGATGGACGTTCGGTCTGTTTCCGTATCAAGGCACCAGATGAGCTTGCGCGTTACATAGCAGAGAAAGGATCGGTTACAGTTAACGGAATCAGTCTCACCGTGAATAGTGTTGATGGGGCAGTGTTTGATCTAAATATTGTTCCGCATACTCTGCAAGAGACTACAATGGACAGTTTTCAGGTAGGGGTCATGGTTAATCTTGAGGTTGACTTGATTGCCCGTTATCTGGAGAGGATGCTGTTGGGGGATCGTGCAGCTAAGTCAGGAGTGAAGGGGATCAGTATGGAACTCCTTGCTGAAAATGGATTTTTAGGGAAATAA
- the queD gene encoding 6-carboxytetrahydropterin synthase QueD, with amino-acid sequence MSGRFTLQVISDFSAAHSLRGYPGDCQHLHGHNWKVEVEVTSAELDELGMVIDFKKIKQATKEATDRLDHQYLNDVPPFDKINPTAENIAHTFFTEISNSINHQQVEVESVTVWETERSSARYSKR; translated from the coding sequence ATGTCTGGACGATTTACACTACAAGTTATCAGTGATTTTTCAGCTGCCCACAGCCTTCGTGGATACCCTGGAGACTGCCAGCATCTACACGGACACAACTGGAAAGTAGAGGTTGAGGTAACATCTGCAGAACTGGATGAGCTGGGTATGGTTATTGATTTCAAAAAAATAAAACAGGCCACCAAAGAGGCCACTGACCGTCTTGACCATCAATACTTAAATGATGTGCCACCATTCGACAAAATCAACCCAACTGCTGAAAATATAGCCCATACATTTTTTACTGAGATCTCAAACTCAATCAACCATCAACAGGTAGAGGTTGAGTCTGTTACAGTCTGGGAAACCGAACGGTCATCAGCACGCTATAGCAAAAGATAA
- the ribE gene encoding 6,7-dimethyl-8-ribityllumazine synthase, with translation MDSNIKVTEANLNVDGGRFGIVVARFNSFVVESLLEGAIDTLVRNGANAEDIHVVRVPGAFEMPIAAQRMAKEGYDAIIAIGAVIRGGTPHFDFVAGEATKGLATVSLESSTPITFGLLTVDTIEQAIERSGTKAGNKGAEAAISAIEMVNLLKKL, from the coding sequence ATGGACAGCAATATAAAGGTAACTGAGGCAAATCTGAATGTGGATGGAGGGCGTTTCGGTATTGTGGTTGCCCGTTTCAACAGCTTTGTAGTTGAGAGTCTGCTGGAAGGTGCTATTGACACCCTGGTTCGTAATGGAGCCAATGCTGAGGATATCCATGTGGTAAGAGTTCCCGGTGCCTTTGAGATGCCTATCGCGGCACAGAGGATGGCAAAAGAGGGATATGATGCAATTATTGCGATAGGAGCAGTAATTCGTGGTGGAACCCCGCATTTCGATTTTGTTGCTGGAGAGGCTACCAAAGGGTTGGCAACAGTCTCACTGGAGAGTAGCACCCCAATCACCTTTGGTCTATTGACAGTAGATACAATTGAACAGGCCATTGAACGTTCAGGAACCAAGGCGGGCAACAAGGGTGCTGAGGCGGCAATCTCTGCCATTGAGATGGTTAACCTGCTAAAAAAGCTTTAG
- a CDS encoding GTP cyclohydrolase I FolE2, giving the protein MSNDKMVDVQGSEDTRQIPIDKVGIKDIRHPVVIKDRTGKEQHTVATFNMYVSLPQHFKGTHMSRFVRILNQHDFEITVDTFKAMLGEMVTTLEAESGHIEMSFPFFVNKKAPVSGIESLIDYEVTFIGEITDGRPSMNVKVLVPATSLCPCSKEISEYGAHNQRSHITVNARPSGFLWIEDMIDIVEQEASCELFGLLKRPDEKYVTERAYDNPKFVEDLVRDVANRLNSDDRIISYVLEAENFESIHNHSAYAMIEKVK; this is encoded by the coding sequence ATGAGCAATGACAAAATGGTAGATGTACAGGGTAGTGAGGATACCCGTCAGATACCAATCGACAAGGTTGGAATCAAGGATATCCGTCACCCTGTTGTCATCAAGGATCGCACCGGAAAAGAGCAGCACACAGTTGCAACCTTCAACATGTATGTCAGCCTTCCTCAACATTTCAAAGGGACTCACATGTCCCGTTTTGTGCGTATCCTTAATCAGCATGATTTTGAGATCACCGTAGATACATTCAAGGCCATGCTGGGAGAGATGGTGACGACCCTGGAGGCTGAATCTGGCCACATAGAGATGTCATTCCCTTTCTTTGTCAACAAAAAGGCTCCCGTTAGCGGAATAGAGAGCCTGATTGACTATGAGGTAACATTTATTGGTGAGATTACAGATGGACGGCCCTCCATGAACGTCAAGGTTCTGGTGCCAGCTACCAGCCTCTGTCCTTGCTCCAAGGAGATATCTGAATATGGTGCACACAATCAGCGTTCTCACATTACGGTAAATGCAAGGCCTTCAGGGTTCCTCTGGATTGAGGACATGATTGATATTGTGGAACAGGAGGCCTCATGTGAGCTATTTGGTCTGCTCAAGCGTCCTGATGAGAAATACGTGACCGAACGTGCCTATGATAATCCAAAGTTTGTTGAGGATCTGGTGCGTGATGTTGCAAACAGGCTCAATAGTGACGACAGAATCATCTCCTATGTACTGGAGGCTGAAAATTTCGAATCCATCCATAACCACTCTGCCTATGCGATGATTGAGAAAGTAAAGTAA
- a CDS encoding NnrS family protein: MLLNIENKSEPVHSFALFQLGFRPFFLAASLYSIVAIVLWTLSYSFQWHPGAILQFGNHFLWHGHEMVFGYGVAVAGGFLLTASMNWTGVQTIRFTPLALLFSLWLLARILPWIDSIPLIIPATLDLLFLLALTIAITHPLYKARQWDQVRIFTSKFLTIFISNLIFYLGVFKVIDGGERIGLYGGIYLIIALLLTLGRRVFPFFIEKGVGVELTLKNSKFLDISSLALFLLFALSDIFLPQLWVSGLLAAALVVVHGLRFVNWYTNLIWNKPLLWVLMVGYGWIILGFLFKALSAFGVISPLIALHAFTYGAIGIITMGMMARVILGHTGRSIFNPPKSLNIIFGLLLVGAVVRVLLPIILPEQFVTMVLISQLFWVASFTMFLWNYAAMLIQPRTDGRPG; encoded by the coding sequence ATGTTACTAAATATTGAGAATAAGTCGGAGCCAGTCCACTCTTTTGCACTCTTTCAGCTTGGATTCCGTCCATTTTTCCTGGCGGCATCACTGTATAGCATAGTTGCCATAGTTCTATGGACGCTGTCCTATAGTTTTCAGTGGCACCCGGGTGCTATCCTGCAGTTTGGCAACCACTTTTTGTGGCATGGTCATGAAATGGTATTTGGCTATGGGGTTGCCGTTGCAGGTGGGTTCCTGCTAACGGCATCCATGAACTGGACGGGGGTGCAGACAATACGTTTTACCCCTCTGGCACTTCTCTTTAGCTTGTGGTTGCTTGCCAGAATACTGCCATGGATAGACAGTATTCCCCTAATCATCCCTGCAACACTCGACCTTCTGTTTTTGTTGGCCCTCACTATCGCTATCACCCATCCTCTCTACAAGGCACGGCAGTGGGATCAGGTTCGTATCTTTACCTCCAAATTTCTCACAATTTTTATCTCAAACCTTATCTTCTACCTTGGTGTATTCAAGGTGATAGACGGGGGTGAACGTATTGGCCTATATGGTGGCATCTACCTTATTATTGCCCTGCTACTAACCCTTGGGCGCCGAGTCTTTCCATTCTTTATAGAGAAAGGTGTAGGGGTAGAGTTAACACTCAAAAACTCTAAATTTCTGGATATCTCCAGCCTCGCACTGTTTCTGCTGTTTGCCCTCAGTGACATCTTTCTGCCCCAGTTATGGGTAAGCGGACTGTTGGCGGCAGCACTTGTAGTTGTACATGGTTTGCGATTTGTTAACTGGTATACAAACCTTATATGGAACAAACCCCTTCTTTGGGTGCTGATGGTTGGCTACGGCTGGATTATCCTTGGGTTTCTATTCAAGGCACTATCTGCCTTTGGGGTAATATCACCACTTATTGCGCTACATGCATTCACCTACGGCGCTATTGGCATCATTACAATGGGCATGATGGCGCGCGTTATCCTTGGCCATACAGGGAGAAGCATCTTCAATCCACCAAAAAGCCTTAACATCATCTTTGGGTTGCTGCTTGTTGGTGCTGTGGTTCGTGTACTGCTTCCCATTATTCTTCCAGAACAGTTCGTAACCATGGTTCTTATTTCACAACTGTTCTGGGTTGCCTCATTCACCATGTTTCTGTGGAACTATGCGGCCATGCTCATACAACCAAGAACAGACGGAAGACCTGGATAA
- the thiL gene encoding thiamine-phosphate kinase → MKKSSQGDGEFSLIERYFYRTDTYHPETILGIGDDASLLQIPSGKQLVVSIDTMVEGVHFMGGVSPESLGHKLMAVNLSDLAAMGAAPVWATLALTIPENNPEWMGRFSQGMFALANHYQIDLVGGDTTRGPLTLTMQIHGLVPEGEAVRRDGAKAGDLICVTNSLGAAALALKLIQQGENAKEIINYLELPTPRVEAGVILREYATSMIDISDGLLADVGHILDQSGVGAIIDLDAIPLHPSLSRLSTTAEQLELAMTAGDDYELCFTIPKQKLGDVNNSLSDIDIAVSVIGEIKQDVGLQWRGTSEWIPDKSGFQHF, encoded by the coding sequence ATGAAAAAAAGTAGTCAGGGTGATGGTGAGTTCTCCCTGATCGAGAGATACTTCTATAGAACAGACACATACCACCCAGAGACAATTCTTGGTATTGGTGATGATGCCTCTCTGCTTCAGATTCCGTCAGGTAAACAACTCGTTGTCTCAATCGATACCATGGTTGAGGGCGTACACTTTATGGGAGGGGTGTCGCCGGAATCATTGGGCCATAAACTAATGGCAGTAAACCTCAGCGATCTGGCAGCAATGGGAGCAGCCCCGGTATGGGCAACACTTGCGCTCACTATTCCAGAGAATAATCCAGAGTGGATGGGCAGGTTCTCTCAAGGAATGTTTGCGCTGGCTAACCATTACCAGATTGACCTGGTTGGTGGTGATACAACCAGAGGGCCTCTTACTCTAACCATGCAGATTCATGGTCTGGTGCCGGAAGGTGAGGCAGTCCGCAGAGATGGGGCAAAAGCAGGAGACCTGATCTGTGTAACAAATTCCCTGGGGGCTGCAGCTCTCGCACTAAAACTTATTCAGCAGGGGGAGAATGCGAAAGAGATCATAAATTATCTGGAGCTCCCAACTCCGCGTGTTGAGGCAGGAGTAATCTTGCGTGAATATGCAACATCAATGATAGATATTTCTGACGGCCTGCTAGCTGATGTTGGCCATATCCTTGATCAGAGTGGTGTTGGAGCAATAATTGATCTGGATGCAATTCCTCTGCATCCATCACTATCGAGACTTTCCACGACTGCAGAACAACTAGAGTTGGCGATGACTGCAGGTGACGACTATGAGCTCTGTTTTACAATTCCAAAACAGAAGTTGGGTGACGTTAATAATAGCTTGTCAGATATTGATATCGCAGTATCTGTAATTGGAGAGATTAAGCAAGATGTTGGTCTGCAGTGGAGGGGGACATCAGAATGGATTCCCGACAAGAGTGGGTTTCAACATTTTTAA
- the ribB gene encoding 3,4-dihydroxy-2-butanone-4-phosphate synthase, translating into MELNSSEEIIEDIRQGKMVVLMDDEDRENEGDLIMASAKATADDINFMARYGRGLICLTLTRDRCEQLNLPLMVTGTNSDLHGTNFTVSIEASSGVTTGISAADRAVTVQAATAADATADNIVMPGHVFPLMAQLGGVLTRAGHTEAGCDLARLAELEPSSVIVEILNDDGTMARRPDLELFAQEHGLKLGTVADLIEYRIRNEKTVEAEAESDLDTKYGSFHIKAYRESIDREVHLALVKGSIDPETPVLVRVHMLDTLCDLFSVDGEGCGHTLERDMERIAKEENGVLLLLRKEEDGRDLIERIRNHQQGGNSDNTKSTGELRDFGVGAQILLDLGVRKMRVLGTPRKLHALSGFGLELVETVSY; encoded by the coding sequence ATGGAACTGAACAGTTCAGAAGAGATTATTGAAGATATTCGTCAAGGCAAGATGGTTGTACTGATGGATGATGAGGATCGTGAGAATGAGGGCGATCTGATTATGGCATCTGCCAAGGCTACAGCTGATGACATTAACTTTATGGCCCGTTATGGCCGTGGATTGATCTGTCTCACCCTTACCCGTGACCGTTGTGAGCAGCTAAATCTTCCGCTTATGGTGACAGGTACAAACAGTGATCTGCACGGTACTAACTTTACCGTCTCTATTGAAGCATCCAGTGGTGTGACCACGGGCATTTCGGCTGCTGACCGTGCAGTTACAGTGCAGGCAGCAACAGCAGCTGATGCAACAGCAGACAATATCGTCATGCCGGGCCATGTGTTTCCATTAATGGCGCAGCTAGGCGGGGTATTGACCCGTGCGGGACATACAGAGGCGGGGTGTGATCTGGCCAGATTGGCGGAGCTTGAGCCATCATCTGTTATTGTTGAGATCCTGAATGATGACGGCACAATGGCTCGTCGTCCTGATCTTGAGTTGTTTGCCCAGGAGCATGGACTGAAGCTGGGAACTGTTGCTGACCTGATTGAGTACAGGATCCGCAACGAGAAAACAGTAGAGGCAGAGGCTGAGAGTGATCTTGATACCAAGTATGGTTCATTCCATATCAAAGCCTATCGTGAATCCATTGATAGAGAGGTTCATCTGGCTCTGGTAAAGGGTAGCATTGATCCGGAAACCCCGGTGCTGGTCCGTGTTCATATGCTTGATACACTTTGTGATCTGTTCTCTGTTGATGGAGAGGGGTGCGGACATACCCTTGAGCGAGATATGGAGAGAATTGCCAAGGAAGAGAATGGTGTACTGCTTCTACTCCGTAAGGAAGAGGACGGACGAGATCTGATTGAGCGGATCAGGAACCACCAGCAAGGCGGTAACTCAGACAACACAAAATCGACGGGAGAACTGCGTGATTTTGGTGTTGGAGCACAGATTCTGCTCGATCTTGGAGTGAGAAAAATGCGCGTTTTGGGTACCCCCAGAAAATTACATGCTCTGTCAGGGTTTGGACTTGAGTTGGTTGAGACGGTATCCTACTGA
- the nusB gene encoding transcription antitermination factor NusB: MSKERSRSRRAAVQALYQWSISAQPVIEIITQFHEEGILDEADSKLFEKVVKGVIAEVTSVDQSVSPYLSRKIEQVDPVEKALLRLGTYELIYMPEVPYRVVLNEYINLSKTFGSAKSHKFINAALDRVAHESRKVEVAAHEKK; encoded by the coding sequence ATGAGCAAGGAGCGCTCCAGATCGAGACGTGCTGCGGTACAGGCGTTATATCAGTGGTCTATTTCGGCACAGCCTGTAATTGAGATCATAACCCAGTTCCATGAAGAAGGAATTCTTGATGAGGCCGACTCCAAGCTGTTTGAGAAAGTCGTTAAGGGGGTAATTGCTGAAGTGACTTCTGTTGATCAGTCGGTGTCTCCTTATCTGAGCAGGAAAATTGAACAGGTGGATCCTGTTGAAAAGGCGCTGCTTAGACTGGGAACATATGAGCTGATATATATGCCTGAGGTCCCATATAGAGTTGTTCTGAACGAGTATATCAACCTCTCAAAGACATTTGGTTCGGCCAAGAGCCACAAATTTATCAATGCCGCTCTTGACAGAGTAGCGCACGAATCCCGCAAAGTAGAAGTTGCGGCACATGAAAAAAAGTAG